A DNA window from Palaemon carinicauda isolate YSFRI2023 unplaced genomic scaffold, ASM3689809v2 scaffold263, whole genome shotgun sequence contains the following coding sequences:
- the LOC137636270 gene encoding serine-rich adhesin for platelets-like encodes MRKVRMATTWTFRRCAKFRLKLAMDQDHCRRLLKHGVGAYSVLIKSLRNVDGKAKFTRESVEAVVRSLTLKRLPSSTTIDDSNAAKTILSESSSTPDFLWAENMKGRGPAHTPPSPRVTRSRSRSSSLGCRPKTSVGVSFPDTSKEESEFPKVVIKQNYVYVSGVEWPNGESKLDLSVKCDNKSSTVNKARSVSSRKMTLRSDGESKLDLSVKCDNESSTVNKARSVSSRKMTLRSDGESKLDLSVKCDNESSTVNKARSVSSRKMTLRSDGESKLDLSVKCDNESSAVNKARSVSSRKMALRSGKDRRLQRKDKSPTNYSHGVDKTCKKTDDDSHGNLRLHSPAETNIEDSFGTSDESVSQRVPVENEFETRNVRSPMLTINGKEYPMPPFAPFHPLNIQGVHTGDSDTSEESEAVANLNVLRENVRNFDREKFLQIPGAACKSFEITVNSRKTVVDDFNYHPLNFGRYTGDCAAEYTRVENLPQGRNEEEEKLEGLISRVESVLGGLKEKLKKMKSAKHQGSLNSFNRSEANLTETSDESSDQENPEQMQEDTD; translated from the coding sequence CTTGCTATGGATCAAGATCACTGCCGCCGCCTCCTGAAACATGGAGTGGGAGCCTATAGCGTGCTCATCAAAAGTCTACGCAACGTCGACGGAAAGGCAAAGTTCACGAGAGAGTCTGTCGAGGCGGTCGTTCGATCTTTGACGCTGAAGAGACTGCCTTCTTCGACTACCATCGACGACAGCAATGCTGCGAAGACAATTCTTTCAGAAAGTTCATCTACCCCAGATTTTCTTTGGGCTGAGAACATGAAGGGCAGAGGGCCTGCACACACTCCTCCCTCCCCCAGAGTCACTAGGTCCCGCAGTAGAAGTTCATCATTGGGATGTAGGCCGAAGACTAGTGTTGGAGTTAGTTTTCCGGATACAAGCAAAGAAGAGAGTGAATTTCCCAAAGTGGTCATTAAGCAAAACTATGTGTATGTTAGCGGAGTGGAATGGCCAAATGGAGAGAGCAAACTTGACTTGAGTGTGAAATGTGACAACAAAAGTTCCACAGTAAACAAAGCAAGGTCTGTCAGTAGTAGAAAGATGACATTACGTTCAGATGGAGAGAGCAAACTTGACTTGAGTGTGAAATGTGACAACGAAAGTTCCACAGTAAACAAAGCAAGGTCTGTCAGTAGTAGAAAGATGACATTACGTTCAGATGGAGAGAGCAAACTTGACTTGAGTGTGAAATGTGACAACGAAAGTTCCACAGTAAACAAAGCAAGGTCTGTCAGTAGTAGAAAGATGACATTACGTTCAGATGGAGAGAGCAAACTTGACTTGAGTGTGAAATGTGACAACGAAAGTTCCGCAGTAAACAAAGCAAGGTCTGTCAGTAGTAGAAAGATGGCATTACGTTCAGGAAAGGACAGACGTCTACAAAGAAAAGATAAATCGCCAACCAATTATTCTCATGGAGTTGACAAGACTTGCAAAAAGACAGATGATGATTCTCATGGAAATTTAAGGCTTCATTCTCCTGCGGAAACGAacatcgaagatagttttggcacctccgatgagtccgtttctcagcgtgtccccgtagaaAACGAGTTTGAAACCAGAAATGTGCGTTCACCAATGCTGACCATCAATGGTAAAGAGTATCCGATGCCtccttttgctccctttcatcccttgaatatacagggagtacatacgggagactcggataccagtgaggaatctgaggctgtcgctaatttgaATGTTTTGAGAGAGAATGTGAGAAACTTTGACAGAGAAAAGTTTTTGCAGATCCCTGGCGCTGCTTGCAAGTCGTTTGAAATAACGGTGAACTCAAGAAAAACGGTCGTGGATGATTTTAATTATCACCCACTCAACTTTGGTAGGTATACCGGGGATTGTGCTGCCGAGTATACCAGAGTAGAAAACCTTCCCCAAGGTCGTAATgaggaggaagaaaaactagagggTCTCATATCGAGAGTAGAATCTGTCCTGGGAGGTTTGAAAGAAAAGCTAAAGAAAATGAAGTCTGCAAAACATCAGGGAAGCTTGAACTCTTTTAACAGGAGCGAAGCAAATCTTACAGAAACCTCGGATGAATCCTCAGATCAGGAAAACCCTGAACAAATGCAGGAGGATACAGATTGA